The following coding sequences lie in one Aspergillus puulaauensis MK2 DNA, chromosome 3, nearly complete sequence genomic window:
- a CDS encoding uncharacterized protein (COG:S;~EggNog:ENOG410PK1G), whose product MSLVWNHAPHRSMVVSLRAAHFSSRSLRKQCSYSTSFRPIYAKSLDSSTDAFLSPSSPTQRDAVIHGRDDWAHPSSCEFWCTSRLIQSRLNKQSFPLAKVLEPWAPVHERGGGLDDADQSPTRVSQSRRAHHRNSQKNDLTIDGPETPKKMLPRIQGPSDYLIDTIQNRALSSTNPDDSNWTFSGKSRTPLRAPLTWHQRRALQRTQETSLQKITADYIDLVEPALRGRNNATFSDPSLPALEPDYNLQSMLCGNYIDYLAARQYNFTDVMAWAWVLTSNTTYEATLRIYFLEADWGDKATASRPSVPTFIPLLLLLQEIDLKTFRLLLVYCLHIVAGRPVPHLDHSFHSISNHAISKHLHNLTHTKSIPSVDHSTCAKFVVRLLSHARRLWPEAQLPIAQAFAFHLRTTKSKGTSFVTKKLNKFIRLLSLPSGPRPFVTASIQQQAQFELLKAVADKYTVSPITRRGYQGLASVQLAHKKTAAERESAELKTPSWPPWKEERSGIDSDKGMEGMRSRAIRVISQMREAGYPYSLWEEVSGILAGWDTDNSPTIQTRTLARPPEHLRGKSGNQGHHAIWEARIRATRTVREAWACFTAYESWGHTPHASVYVAMGEKLVFETKAAREKSDQPRFSLPGDGPEVFPEPASARDWIYTPTEPPTLSAFLKTMLSQGFRPSGRFLALLLHNAPAFHVGLDCLNCSDLTNQQLRVLFSFGDEIPDNDAEAQRALDELPEYIVSAFIRFLCRFSVVTRQSPRIDDITTADAFPIITNNWPTSPSDIPTLFAYTDKHRHRRKGWYSKLLSHAIRLLQKRNSSNPQGWVQLLAGLRSTRILGGSSNINRHTQMVLAWHEILVTLNWLDERNIEIGPEGFQILCTGFSKAMVAGVKDQKSTEKGLRILATAAQGNVLHPELVPLSFEDMVEHGLETLKNQFDRLVLLDPKTSPIFESFRLSLEGQTESQVSVPTLAHAPSPPVLHAFVRSLGLAEDSEGLLNLLRWMSQNSLALKQMSDEYSNGSTMMRRTIVAVRMFLEGYWGRRPLAPAQYQSGFTDHATPSEFNRPTFSDPTLQEAYDIIATTELWGPWPSDEEVWDYLAHMDQ is encoded by the exons ATGTCATTGGTTTGGAATCATGCCCCACACCGCTCCATGGTCGTGTCTTTGAGAGCGGCGCATTTCAGCAGCCGTTCGCTCCGAAAG CAATGCTCGTATAGCACATCGTTTCGTCCAATATATGCGAAATCCTTGGATTCGTCCACCGATGCCTTCCTCAGTCCGTCGAGTCCGACCCAGCGAGATGCAGTTATACACGGGAGAGACGATTGGGCGCACCCATCATCTTGCGAATTTTGGTGCACCTCGCGGCTCATCCAGTCTCGTTTGAACAAACAATCATTTCCTTTGGCCAAGGTTCTTGAACCGTGGGCTCCTGTTCACGAGCGCGGAGGGGGACTTGATGATGCCGACCAAAGTCCAACGAGAGTTTCGCAATCTCGGCGGGCTCATCACCGAAATTCACAAAAGAATGATCTTACCATTGACGGACCGGAAACGCCAAAGAAAATGCTACCTCGCATTCAGGGGCCATCGGATTACTTGATTGACACCATTCAGAATCGGGCgctctcctccaccaacccGGATGATAGTAATTGGACGTTTTCTGGAAAATCTCGAACGCCTCTGAGAGCCCCTTTGACATGGCACCAACGACGCGCGCTACAGCGCACGCAAGAAACGTCCTTACAAAAGATTACTGCGGATTATATCGATTTGGTTGAACCTGCATTACGGGGACGGAACAACGCAACATTTTCTGACCCTTCCCTCCCTGCATTGGAACCCGATTACAATCTGCAAAGTATGCTTTGTGGTAATTACATTGATTACTTGGCGGCCCGACAATATAACTTCACTGATGTGATGGCATGGGCTTGGGTGCTCACGAGTAACACTACTTACGAGGCTACTCTTCGTATTTACTTTCTAGAAGCGGATTGGGGAGACAAGGCAACCGCTTCTCGCCCAAGCGTTCCCACCTTTATCCCACTCTTGCTCCTGCTACAGGAAATCGACTTGAAGACATTTCgcttattactagtatactGTCTGCACATTGTCGCCGGGCGACCAGTTCCCCATCTCGATCACTCTTTTCATTCTATATCGAATCATGCGATATCTAAACATCTACACAACCTTACCCACACAAAATCTATACCTTCGGTGGATCATAGCACATGCGCAAAATTTGTTGTCCGTTTGCTTTCTCACGCGCGACGGCTGTGGCCTGAAGCGCAGCTTCCCATTGCCCAGGCATTCGCATTCCATTTGCGCACTACTAAATCCAAAGGGACTAGCTTCGTGACAAAGAAGCTCAATAAATTTATACGGTTGCTTTCTTTGCCTTCCGGCCCTCGCCCATTTGTTACGGCCTCCATACAACAACAAGCACAGTTTGAGCTGTTAAAAGCCGTGGCAGACAAGTATACCGTCTCACCTATCACACGACGGGGCTATCAAGGTTTAGCGTCTGTCCAGCTAGCTCATAAAAAGACGGCCGCCGAACGCGAGTCGGCGGAACTGAAGACACCGTCATGGCCACcgtggaaagaagaaagatcAGGAATTGACTCCGATAAGGGCATGGAAGGAATGCGAAGCCGTGCCATACGCGTGATTTCCCAAATGAGGGAAGCGGGCTACCCTTACTCTCTGTGGGAAGAGGTCTCGGGTATATTGGCTGGTTGGGATACGGACAACAGTCCTACGATACAGACCAGAACACTGGCACGGCCTCCAGAGCATCTACGGGGGAAGTCTGGGAACCAAGGTCACCATGCAATCTGGGAGGCGCGAATCCGCGCCACAAGGACAGTTCGGGAGGCTTGGGCATGCTTTACGGCATATGAAAGCTGGGGTCATACGCCCCATGCCTCTGTTTACGTTGCAATGGGTGAGAAACTCGTGTTCGAAACGAAGGCAGCAAGGGAGAAAAGTGATCAGCCTAGGTTTTCATTGCCTGGCGATGGCCCGGAAGTTTTTCCAGAACCTGCCTCCGCACGGGACTGGATCTATACTCCCACCGAACCGCCTACCTTGAGTGCCTTTCTTAAAACAATGCTTTCACAAGGTTTCCGCCCGTCTGGTAGATTCCTGGCCTTACTTCTACATAATGCCCCCGCCTTCCACGTGGGGTTGGATTGCCTCAATTGCAGCGATCTGACAAATCAACAACTAAGGGTGTTGTTCAGCTTTGGCGACGAGATTCCCGACAATGATGCTGAAGCGCAAAGGGCGCTAGATGAACTGCCCGAATATATTGTGTCAGCTTTCATCCGGTTTTTGTGCAGGTTCTCTGTTGTCACCAGACAGTCTCCAAGAATTGACGACATCACCACAGCAGATGCTTTCCCGATAATTACGAATAATTGGCCAACATCCCCTTCAGATATTCCCACCCTCTTTGCGTACACCGACAaacatcgccatcgacgGAAGGGTTGGTATTCGAAACTCCTTTCCCATGCAATACGGCTGTTGCAGAAGCGAAATTCGTCAAATCCCCAGGGATGGGTGCAGCTCTTAGCAGGCCTTCGCTCGACGCGCATTCTTGGTGGTTCATCTAATATCAACCGCCATACCCAGATGGTTCTTGCCTGGCATGAAATTTTGGTGACTTTGAACTGGCTGGATGAGCGCAATATCGAGATAGGACCTGAGGGGTTTCAGATCCTGTGTACTGGTTTCTCGAAAGCAATGGTTGCCGGAGTCAAAGACCAAAAGTCCACGGAGAAGGGCCTGAGAATACTAGCCACAGCCGCGCAAGGAAACGTTTTGCATCCTGAACTTGTTCCTCTAAGTTTCGAGGATATGGTCGAACACGGTCTGGAAACGTTGAAGAACCAGTTTGATCGGCTTGTCCTCCTGGACCCAAAGACATCTCCCATATTCGAGTCTTTCAGGTTATCTCTGGAGGGACAAACCGAGTCACAGGTGTCTGTGCCTACTTTAGCCCACGCCCCCTCTCCGCCCGTCCTGCATGCATTTGTCAGGTCTCTGGGGTTAGCTGAAGACTCGGAAGGTCTATTAAACCTTCTTCGGTGGATGAGCCAGAATTCACTGGCACTCAAGCAGATGTCTGATGAGTATTCAAATGGTAGTACAATGATGCGACGTACTATAGTTGCAGTCCGCATGTTTCTCGAGGGATATTGGGGAAGACGGCCGTTAGCGCCGGCGCAATATCAGTCTGGATTTACGGACCATGCCACCCCGAGTGAATTCAACAGGCCTACATTCTCGGATCCAACCCTTCAAGAGGCATATGATATCATCGCGACAACAGAGCTCTGGGGTCCTTGGCCAAGCGATGAGGAGGTTTGGGATTATCTTGCTCATATGGACCAGTAA